A single Epinephelus lanceolatus isolate andai-2023 chromosome 22, ASM4190304v1, whole genome shotgun sequence DNA region contains:
- the LOC117245646 gene encoding uncharacterized protein LOC117245646 has product MAFEICLGVALLLSVWSAATCAGIPDGVIHIECHDRHFMAAVDLSFTGEEPRFEAVDGTGVHAITEQYAAQCGYTVSVLPLAGHVELRASYFSCHTDNTNDEEFTFNFNLIATHEGKEVPYSMNKTCSPSLPWSPREVNCETNYMDVSVRSELTCSSGTKKDDWNALKPAHSSTTSDWQVMFQRNEEQLPPMNISDARKQGYAFDLTDGRLVFRAPYGQPDSFSTEVNGVPVEVVHATLFSRQSWIVLMVDLEAACSMHEGSYDDRGYMMWETPDVPSATPGATQLNLGLNGELVGQPVAEERGYIVEKHNATVQISIPYNADGGYRKSLVSGDLYEFYIYHLNLEQISVDEDQVETRLRFHRTLATPLLPRPVFTENRTVLEEHTFVVYLGDVPEDVELASVNLNGQEFTVPLTNTSSHTITKVVHPNSTHGYTLKVPFDDPVVEEKFSREDAVLQYKLDINYTLTVLPDNESYYHPTSIVALFANISPPAFDAVCSESGISFRLDHRPFDYLWVISIDSDPLTSELAAQHGYIMSNDSQSLLLDVPLFTHGYEYKDMSLKGFSGTFEILMRDHETSEVQGSTVKTCPFSNTEFIMCSTDGKMTVAADLSLAIPSGGVPARANLRDKYCGPKETDGTRALFSFPLNGCGSIVMLNKENVTYHNEIVYSRKSLNMNKGASDNATERVIIQCTYPLAGLHRLFSVYRFESDTDGVGSIIHTTKPTAGLLIPAIRPSAPLKTTPSTTSRPARLPAIHPPARYIKVSRFRNLFSSMRKGAKGSSQTKANSSQI; this is encoded by the exons ATGGCTTTTGAGATTTGCCTTGG TGTTGCTTTACTCCTGTCTGTGTGGTCAGCTGCAACATGTGCTGGCATTCCTGATG GAGTCATTCATATAGAGTGTCATGATCGCCACTTCATGGCAGCTGTTGATCTCTCCTTCACTGGAGAGGAACCTCGCTTTGAGGCTGTTG ATGGGACAGGCGTGCACGCCATCACTGAGCAGTATGCAGCTCAGTGTGGCTACACTGTCAGTGTTCTCCCTCTAGCCGGCCATGTGGAGCTCCGAGCCTCTTACTTCAGCTGTCACACTGACAACACA AATGACGAAGAGTTCACTTTTAACTTCAACCTGATTGCGACTCATGAAGGAAAGGAGGTCCCCTATTCCATGAACAAGACctgttctccctctctcccctggtCTCCCAGAGAGGTTAACTGTGAGACCAATTACATGGAC GTGTCTGTGAGGAGTGAACTCACCTGTTCCTCTGGAACAAAGAAAGATGACTGGAATGCCCTCAAACCT GCACATAGCTCCACCACTTCAGACTGGCAGGTGATGTTTCAGAGAAATGAGGAGCAGCTGCCGCCCATGAACATCTCTGACGCTAGAAAGCAGGGTTATGCATTTGACTTGACTGATGGAAGGCTGGTATTTCGTGCACCATATGGACAACCTGACTCATTCAGCACTGAG GTGAATGGTGTTCCAGTAGAGGTGGTCCATGCAACGCTGTTCTCCAGACAAAGCTGGATCGTCCTCATGGTCGACCTGGAGGCTGCTTGCTCCATGC ATGAAGGGTCATATGATGACAGAGGCTACATGATGTGGGAAACTCCAGATGTGCCGTCCGCGACTCCAGGCGCCACACAGCTCAACCTTGGCCTCAATGGTGAACTTGTGGGGCAGCCAGttgcagaggagagaggctaCATTGTGGAGAAGCACAATGCCACAGTCCAGATCAGCATCCCCTATAATGCTGATGGAGGATACAGGAAG AGCTTGGTGTCTGGCGACCTCTACGAATTCTACATCTATCATCTCAACTTGGAGCAAATCTCAGTGGATGAGGATCAAGTAGAGACCAGGCTCCGATTTCACAGGACGCTGGCTACTCCTCTGCTACCACGCCctgttttcactgaaaaca GAACAGTTCTTGAGGAGCACACCTTCGTGGTCTACCTTGGAGATGTCCCTGAAGATGTTGAGTTGGCTTCTGTTAATTTGAATGGACAAGAATTCACAGTTCCACTTACAAACACAAGCAGCCACACCATCACAAAGGTTGTTCATCCCAACAGCACTCATGGCTACACTCTGAAGGTGCCTTTTGATGACCCTGTCGTTGAAGAGAAG TTCTCTAGAGAAGATGCAGTTCTTCAGTATAAGCTGGACATCAACTACACGCTGACAGTTCTGCCTGACAACGAGTCTTACTACCACCCGACATCTATCGTGGCATTGTTCGCCAACATCT CTCCTCCAGCTTTTGACGCTGTCTGTTCTGAGTCTGGCATCAGCTTCAGACTGGACCACCGGCCTTTCGACTACCTGTGGGTGATCAGTATCGACTCAGACCCGCTGACATCAGAGCTGGCAGCCCAGCATGGCTACATCATGAGCAACGACAGCCAGAGTCTGCTGCTCGACGTGCCGCTCTTCACTCATGGCTACGAGTACAAG GACATGAGTTTGAAGGGTTTCTCCGGCACCTTCGAGATCCTCATGCGGGATCATGAAACATCAGAGGTTCAGGGTTCAACTGTCAAGACTTGCCCGTTCTCCAATACTGAATTCATTA TGTGTTCGACTGACGGGAAGATGACTGTGGCGGCTGACTTGTCTCTGGCCATCCCAAGTGGAGGAGTTCCTGCGAGAGCCAACCTCCGAGACAAATACTGTGGACCCAAAGAGACGGACGGCACCAGGGCTCTCTTCTCTTTTCCACTCAACGGCTGTGGATCCATCGTCATG CTCAACAAGGAAAATGTGACCTATCATAACGAGATTGTCTACAGCAGGAAATCCCTCAATATGAACAAGGGAGCTTCTGATAATGCCACTGAGAG GGTGATAATACAGTGCACATATCCTCTGGCTGGCCTCCATCGCCTCTTCTCAGTGTACAGGTTTGAGTCTGACACAGATGGTGTTGGCAGCATCATCCACACTACAAAGCCCACAGCAG GGCTGCTGATTCCCGCCATCAGGCCCTCTGCACCACTGAAAACTACACCTTCTACTACCAGCAGGCCAGCTAGACTACCTGCCATCCACCCCCCTGCCCGCTACATCAAAGTTTCTAGGTTCAGAAATCTCTTCAGTAGCATGAGAAAAG GAGCCAAAGGATCCTCACAGACTAAAGCAAATTCtagccaaatttga